A single Pedobacter sp. PACM 27299 DNA region contains:
- a CDS encoding LutB/LldF family L-lactate oxidation iron-sulfur protein, producing the protein MMKISDEFLVKADEKAFDLGHRKTINHNIGKYNVAVERGVSRFENLENSKKKAHVIKWRVMENLDKFLPEFETNFQRRGGKVIWANDVEEAQREILNIIQKSGGKTVIKSKSMTTEEIHLNDFLEKNNIESLESDLGEYIVQLLGQAPYHIVTPAMHLSKEEIAKLFHDKFGTPLDATPQQLTQKARELLREKYLRADIGISGGNFLIADTGSIALTENEGNARLCTTFPKIHIAIVGIEKVIPSMADLDLFWPLLSSHGTGQNLTVYNTILSGPRQAHETDGPEEMYVVLLDNGRTNLLAQKEQRQALYCIRCGACLNACPVYKNIGGHTYNTTYSGPIGSIITPHLQGMKEFKHLSNASSLCGKCTEVCPVKIDVHKMLLLNRRDAVADNQNTKVEEIGWNAFTTTMQKRSRMDMLGGKMKNFFLKFFFKKTWGKYRSMPEVAPKSFAKLYEEKKKANKNP; encoded by the coding sequence ATGATGAAGATATCTGATGAATTTTTGGTTAAGGCCGATGAAAAAGCCTTTGATTTAGGGCATCGCAAGACAATTAATCATAATATTGGCAAGTATAATGTTGCGGTAGAACGGGGGGTGTCGAGGTTCGAGAATTTAGAAAACTCGAAAAAGAAAGCGCATGTGATTAAATGGAGGGTGATGGAGAACCTGGATAAGTTTCTCCCTGAATTTGAAACCAATTTTCAACGTAGAGGCGGGAAAGTAATCTGGGCGAATGATGTAGAAGAGGCACAGAGAGAGATCTTAAACATCATCCAGAAGAGTGGTGGTAAAACGGTCATCAAGTCTAAATCAATGACCACTGAAGAAATCCACCTCAATGATTTCCTGGAGAAAAACAACATTGAATCCTTAGAGAGCGACCTTGGTGAATATATTGTTCAGCTATTGGGCCAGGCTCCATACCATATTGTTACCCCTGCCATGCACCTCAGTAAAGAGGAAATTGCAAAGCTGTTCCATGATAAATTTGGGACACCACTAGATGCGACACCTCAGCAACTGACCCAAAAGGCCAGAGAATTACTGAGGGAAAAATACCTGAGAGCAGACATTGGCATTTCCGGAGGGAACTTCTTAATTGCCGATACCGGCAGCATCGCCCTGACAGAAAATGAAGGAAATGCGCGGTTATGTACTACTTTTCCTAAAATCCATATTGCTATTGTTGGCATAGAAAAGGTCATTCCTTCTATGGCTGACCTGGATTTGTTCTGGCCATTGCTTTCTAGTCATGGAACCGGACAAAACCTGACCGTTTACAATACGATATTGAGCGGCCCCAGACAGGCACATGAAACTGATGGTCCGGAGGAGATGTATGTGGTATTGCTAGACAATGGCAGAACCAATCTACTGGCACAAAAAGAACAGCGTCAGGCCTTATACTGCATCCGCTGCGGCGCTTGTTTAAACGCTTGTCCGGTATATAAAAATATTGGCGGACATACCTATAACACTACTTACAGCGGACCGATTGGCTCTATTATCACCCCGCATTTACAGGGGATGAAGGAGTTCAAACACCTCAGTAATGCCTCTAGTTTATGCGGTAAATGTACAGAGGTTTGCCCGGTAAAGATTGACGTTCATAAAATGTTATTGCTGAATAGAAGAGATGCAGTAGCCGATAACCAAAATACTAAAGTAGAGGAGATCGGATGGAACGCTTTCACGACTACCATGCAAAAACGGTCTAGAATGGATATGTTAGGAGGGAAAATGAAAAACTTCTTCCTCAAGTTTTTCTTCAAAAAGACCTGGGGCAAATACCGAAGCATGCCGGAAGTTGCGCCGAAGTCTTTTGCGAAGCTTTACGAAGAGAAAAAGAAAGCAAACAAAAACCCTTAA
- a CDS encoding GIN domain-containing protein encodes MKTAIKTLIATSLTAIVLTSSAFTTFAKEKAPMGTTTAVKFNKIVVTGNANVVLVQGNREDINSYDANSEEGTSVVQKGYTLYINSTDNSTIYVNVKDLQRIDASNTATVRTRGNFDLAVLQIFLKDDAKANVNAKVGSLYTDISGYSDLKLSGSSKEHALVKNDVSKLNLNDFVIAKL; translated from the coding sequence ATGAAAACTGCCATCAAAACTCTAATCGCAACTTCTTTAACAGCTATCGTTTTAACTTCTTCAGCGTTCACAACATTCGCAAAAGAAAAAGCACCGATGGGCACTACTACTGCTGTAAAATTTAATAAAATCGTAGTAACTGGAAACGCAAATGTGGTATTAGTACAAGGAAATAGAGAAGACATCAATAGTTATGATGCCAACTCAGAAGAAGGTACAAGTGTAGTACAAAAAGGATACACTTTATACATCAACTCTACTGACAACAGCACGATCTATGTAAATGTAAAAGACCTGCAAAGAATTGATGCATCAAATACTGCTACCGTTAGAACTCGTGGTAATTTCGACCTTGCTGTTCTTCAGATCTTCTTAAAAGATGATGCTAAAGCCAATGTAAATGCGAAAGTAGGCAGTCTTTATACAGACATCAGTGGTTATTCTGACTTGAAATTGAGTGGTTCTTCAAAAGAACATGCACTGGTAAAAAACGATGTTTCTAAATTGAACCTGAATGACTTTGTGATTGCTAAACTTTAA